TAGCCAGATGAGATTCTATCCTTTCCTTATAGTCCACAGGATTTTACTCGGGAGAAACTCATTCCTTGGATGAATCATAACTTATACAAAGGATAGCCTCCGTAAGAACGATAATTAATGTAGTGGTCTGCGGTCCaagatatttataaaaaatcctCAACTATAGAAACTACTAGCAGCATTTATTTGCATCTGGAAAAGTTATAAGCTTTCAACAGTAGAGACTCATCATGAGACATGTTAATGGGATGAACTGTTGTAAAACAATCAAGAGGAACTGGAACAATCTCTAGGCATTGGCCATTCCCAAGGCAACAATACTGCTAAATTCTCACTTTTCTAAACATCATTTGATTGTCCAATTCGAACTTTCACATGTAAATTGAGCTGACAATTCTGAATGCCAGCTATCGGTGATAACTTTAGTAGTCGAGACCCTCGAGATGCCAAAAATGTAATAGACAAAACTAAAAAACAGAAGAAACCAGTGAATGATATATGCAAGAGAGAAATACACCAAGAGAAAAGACCTAACCTCTAAACATTCTACTCCAAATACATGAACATGAAGAAATTTCCGCAACAGAAAGATACACGAGTCTTTCTGTAGATGGCTTAGTCACTCTGTAGCCTTGCAATGTATTGGTCATAGTATTTTGCAGCTCGTTCTATATCTCCAAGCTCAGTATAGCAATCAGCTATTGCTCCATAAGCTTCTGTGCTTCCGGACTCCTCCCCATTTCTTGCCGAGATATCAAGAACCATAGAGTGGCATTCAATCGCTTCCTTGTACTTGCCCTGCCTTTGTAACGATGCCCCTGAGAAATAGATGAAGctttgagggtcattacatcattaCACAAACATATACAAGAAAGAGAAACAGCAGCAGTTTGTATGTGGATAAAGTTTCACTTTGTTCTCTGTCCCATCTGATACAAGGACTAAGATATACCAAAGTCTCTTTTTTTTCATGATAATGTAACAAATAAATCTACCAAAATCTCTATATCCAACTTCTAGCGGGATTTAGCATTTTCTTCCgtagattaaaaagaaaatgagcCAAAAAAAGCAACATGACTCTGTGACAACAAGAAATTAGGAAAAAATGACAACAAGAAAGATGGTTAAGACAGGATCTCATTCTCGGGGAACATACTCATTACATTGTTTAGACATAGACAAGCAACCATAAAAATCATCTCCGGAAAATTCTAGCTATAGATCAAAGAAGACAAAAGATGCATGCATGTGTAATTCTAGTCAATGATGCAGTGCCACATACAGAGGAAATTTCTATTCGACTAACTTCACAAGTCCTTTACTGCCTAACCATGTTCAATCAAGATAATATTAGGCTAAACTAAACAAGGATATCTGACATACCTAAGCCCCTTGCTGCCTTCTTTTCCTCTATAGGGTCTTTTACATCCCGCGCAAGCTCAAGAGCAATTTTAAACTCCAAAAAGGCCTTTTCTAGAGCttgatttctcaaaaaaatctTCCCAGTTTTCAAGTGAGAAATTAATTCCTCCTtttttggatcaataatcaCTTCACTTTCTGAAATCTTACCACCAACAGGAGCATAACTTAAGGTAGGTGCATAGGACTCTATTTTGGCTTGCCTTCTTAGTGCCGTATTAATCTGGCGGAGCTGCTCATTCAACCGCTGCAATTCTGCTTTTCTCTGACGTGCAACTAGTCCTGAAAGTACAATTAAAATGAATGCACACACGTGTCAAAAGGTGGAGAGAAGAAAAAGTAACACCAAGGAAAGCTGTGAGAAATAACACATGGAAAATATTATTAAGATGTGTATCCACATTATTACACTGAGCACTATTTATAGTCATATTCTAGACAatacttaataatttttttcatgtggGACACTATATACATTTATATTCTAATATTCCGCCTCCTCTAGCTGGTGAGGGACTTGATTAATTGTAGTGAAGACAT
This DNA window, taken from Solanum dulcamara chromosome 3, daSolDulc1.2, whole genome shotgun sequence, encodes the following:
- the LOC129882720 gene encoding protein FLUORESCENT IN BLUE LIGHT, chloroplastic-like isoform X2, yielding MTMMVKQWLLSQTHFLSDPFKSAPVKCILLESGHISSKWGEVLPQKLFHKRTKNGSKCIHIDFKFRYPAAALIVTNALMMTTPLDALAQTCEADTTVFNMPLLLLVALIGATVGGLVARQRKAELQRLNEQLRQINTALRRQAKIESYAPTLSYAPVGGKISESEVIIDPKKEELISHLKTGKIFLRNQALEKAFLEFKIALELARDVKDPIEEKKAARGLGASLQRQGKYKEAIECHSMVLDISARNGEESGSTEAYGAIADCYTELGDIERAAKYYDQYIARLQSD
- the LOC129882720 gene encoding protein FLUORESCENT IN BLUE LIGHT, chloroplastic-like isoform X1 — encoded protein: MTMMVKQWLLSQTHFLSDPFKSAPVKCILLESGHISSKWGEVLPQKLFHKRTKNGSKCIHIDFKEILQFRYPAAALIVTNALMMTTPLDALAQTCEADTTVFNMPLLLLVALIGATVGGLVARQRKAELQRLNEQLRQINTALRRQAKIESYAPTLSYAPVGGKISESEVIIDPKKEELISHLKTGKIFLRNQALEKAFLEFKIALELARDVKDPIEEKKAARGLGASLQRQGKYKEAIECHSMVLDISARNGEESGSTEAYGAIADCYTELGDIERAAKYYDQYIARLQSD